Proteins encoded together in one Anopheles darlingi chromosome 3, idAnoDarlMG_H_01, whole genome shotgun sequence window:
- the LOC125956104 gene encoding alpha-amylase A-like, with protein sequence MVQLLAAGLFALFGSVAFAQFDPHFKPGHQTIVQLFEWRYQHIEHECRSYLGPHGFGGVQLSPVNEVRDSRPPTWTNRYEPISYKLSGRSGSETALQSMITACNEAGVRVYVEVVFNHMARASAGEAATTTRGTAGSIVNPATRDYPDAPYIAADFNDPCTIVNANDPHELRNCWKEDRPDLNHGLARVRQRIVDYLNRLLALGVAGFFIDSALYMWPHDLRAIYDRLQNLSTTVSAGYAPGARPFVCYDLSYHQPGVTPNISWKEYAELGVLTQDRFALDIGEVLLRRKPFHYFVHLGTRLGYMPRERALIYVNNPALLRQPDADGDLLVVSMRNARAYRIALAFMLAHRYGLARITSSYEFSNLTEGPPVDAQGQIAPVQYSADGGCLRPWICEHRWPTVAKMVQFRRATKGTGIASWVDNGQNQIGFCRDRSGFVAFNAEISLTLKAKLYTCLEAGTYCDLISDAALLEGDSGAECRGTQVVVDEDGQADIFIKTQLEEPFVALLATKKLN encoded by the coding sequence ATGGTCCAGCTGCTGGCCGCCGGTCTGTTCGCGCTGTTCGGTAGTGTCGCCTTTGCCCAGTTCGATCCTCACTTTAAACCGGGCCACCAGACGATCGTCCAGCTGTTCGAGTGGCGTTATCAGCATATCGAGCACGAATGTCGTAGCTACCTTGGACCGCACGGATTCGGTGGAGTGCAGCTGTCACCGGTGAATGAGGTGCGCGACAGTCGACCGCCAACCTGGACGAATCGTTACGAACCGATCTCGTATAAACTTAGCGGACGTTCAGGTAGCGAGACCGCCCTTCAGTCGATGATCACGGCGTGCAATGAAGCTGGCGTCCGTGTGTACGTCGAGGTGGTGTTCAATCATATGGCAAGAGCCAGTGCGGGCgaggcggcgacgacgacacgtgGTACGGCTGGTTCGATCGTTAATCCAGCGACACGAGATTATCCCGATGCACCGTACATAGCGGCCGATTTCAACGATCCGTGCACGATCGTCAATGCGAACGATCCGCACGAGCTGCGCAACTGTTGGAAGGAGGATCGTCCCGATTTGAACCATGGGCTGGCTCGTGTCCGTCAGCGGATCGTGGACTATCTGAACCGTCTGTTGGCACTCGGTGTCGCTGGATTTTTCATCGATTCTGCCCTCTACATGTGGCCGCACGATCTGCGCGCGATCTATGATCGGCTGCAGAACCTTAGCACCACCGTTAGTGCCGGTTACGCACCCGGGGCACGTCCATTCGTCTGCTACGATCTGTCCTACCATCAACCGGGCGTAACACCGAACATTAGCTGGAAGGAGTATGCCGAGCTGGGAGTGTTGACACAGGATCGCTTTGCGCTCGATATCGGTGAGGTGTTGCTGCGCAGAAAACCGTTCCACTACTTTGTCCATCTCGGTACACGGTTAGGGTACATGCCGCGTGAAAGGGCATTGATCTACGTCAACAATCCCGCGTTGCTTCGTCAACCGGATGCGGACGGGGATCTGTTGGTGGTGTCGATGCGTAATGCCCGAGCTTACCGGATCGCACTGGCCTTTATGCTGGCCCATCGATATGGGTTGGCGCGGATCACGAGCTCGTACGAGTTTAGCAACCTTACCGAGGGTCCGCCCGTCGATGCACAGGGACAGATTGCACCGGTACAGTATAGTGCGGATGGCGGTTGCTTGCGGCCCTGGATCTGCGAACACCGGTGGCCTACGGTAGCGAAGATGGTGCAGTTCCGTCGGGCCACCAAAGGGACGGGCATCGCCAGCTGGGTCGATAATGGGCAGAATCAGATCGGGTTTTGTCGCGATCGGTCCGGATTTGTGGCGTTTAATGCGGAAATATCGCTCACGCTAAAGGCGAAACTATACACCTGTCTCGAGGCTGGAACGTACTGTGATCTTATCAGTGATGCGGCGTTGCTGGAAGGTGATAGCGGTGCAGAGTGCCGTGGGACGCAGGTGGTAGTGGATGAAGATGGGCAGGCGgacattttcatcaaaaccCAGCTGGAGGAACCGTTTGTAGCGTTGCTAGCGACGAAGAAGCTGAACTGA
- the LOC125953251 gene encoding putative polypeptide N-acetylgalactosaminyltransferase 9, with protein sequence MLHLGNRHVKDYDKNVELASYIHTTNFNDLNPPPGDMGVPVIIDTTNETQSLQQEGLRSFGYNQYASDLMSVRRRLPDIRAPWCRQLQQTANLTTTSIVIVFYDEAWSVLLRTVHSVLDRTPGHLIEEILLVDDYSTAAYLKTRLDEYFERYPKVRILRAPQRLGLIAAKVYGAKASKAQIITFLDSHVECTVGWLEPLIQEVARNATTIAIPTIDLIDLYSMALDKDKGPLRVGAYQWDLNFGWWGRAAMHKSYPNPFVPFDTPAMAGGLFSIDRTFFERLGWYDEGFEMYGIENIELSIKSWMCGGRMVIVPCSRVAHIAKLTHPYLDHVGKDIILKNSLRLAEVWMDEYKQIMFDVYGIPRYLVGMFGSVETRKAVRERAGCGTFRDDYILTAFPEMMNPLVPGAFRGEVRNAALEQNHCLTHQWRQSKEPLSMERCNGRGKEQYWAHNFYHELNNYSQCLEVGITGSGVPVSTNRCHRKAGVNSQRWQHVVATGQLRSESSGQCLAVDAGRIVMEHCDSGRQGQRWIVKLIQLDVSVFKYN encoded by the exons ATGCTGCATCTCGGCAACCGTCATGTGAAGGACTACGATAAAAACGTAGAACTAGCCagttacatacacacaacaaatTTCAATGATTTGAACCCACCTCCCGGTGATATGGGCGTACCCGTGATCATCGACACAACGAATGAAACGCAGTCACTGCAGCAGGAAGGGTTGCGTTCGTTTGGATACAACCAGTACGCATCGGATTTGATGTCGGTACGGCGACGTTTACCCGACATAAGAGCCCCTTGGTGTCGGCAACTGCAACAAACAGCCAACCTTACGACCAcgtcgatcgtgatcgtgttctACGATGAAGCCTGGTCCGTGTTGTTGCGTACCGTGCACTCCGTACTGGACCGTACTCCTGGCCACCTAATAGAGGAAATTCTTCTCGTAGATGACTACTCCACTGCAG CTTATCTAAAGACACGTCTGGATGAGTATTTCGAACGATATCCTAAGGTGAGGATCTTGCGTGCCCCGCAACGGTTAGGATTGATAGCGGCCAAAGTGTACGGTGCAAAGGCATCGAAGGCTCAGATCATCACATTTCTCGATTCTCACGTCGAGTGTACCGTAG GTTGGTTGGAGCCACTGATCCAGGAGGTGGCCCGTAACGCGACTACCATTGCCATTCCCACGATCGATCTCATCGATCTGTACAGTATGGCGCTGGATAAAGATAAAGGACCGCTACGGGTAGGAGCCTACCAGTGGGATCTCAATTTTGGCTGGTGGGGTCGTGCCGCAATGCACAAGAGCTACCCAAACCCGTTCGTCCCATTCGATACCCCGGCGATGGCCGGTGGTCtgttctcgatcgatcgaacgttcTTCGAGCGGCTCGGTTGGTACGACGAAGGTTTCGAGATGTACGGTATCGAGAACATTGAGCTGTCGATCAAAAGCTGGATGTGTGGTGGCCGGATGGTGATCGTACCATGCTCACGTGTGGCACACATTGCCAAACTCACCCACCCCTACCTGGACCACGTCGGTAAGGATATAATTTTGAAAAACTCGCTCCGGCTGGCGGAAGTGTGGATGGATGAGTACAAGCAGATCATGTTCGACGTTTACGGCATTCCGCGCTATCTGGTGGGTATGTTTGGCTCGGTTGAAACGCGGAAAGCGGTCCGTGAGCGGGCCGGATGTGGAACGTTCCGTGATGATTACATTCTGACGGCCTTTCCGGAGATGATGAACCCACTCGTGCCGGGTGCTTTCCGTGGGGAGGTTCGTAATGCTGCGCTAGAGCAGAACCACTGTCTGACGCATCAGTGGCGCCAAAGTAAGGAGCCGCTCTCGATGGAGCGTTGTAATGGACGCGGAAAGGAACAGTACTGGGCGCACAACTTCTACCATGAGCTCAACAATTACTCGCAGTGCTTGGAAGTAGGTATCACCGGGAGTGGTGTGCCAGTGAGTACGAATAGATGCCATCGGAAGGCTGGCGTGAATAGTCAACGTTGGCAGCATGTGGTAGCAACTGGGCAGCTCCGGAGTGAATCCAGTGGTCAATGTCTTGCAGTAGATGCCGGTCGAATTGTAATGGAACACTGTGACAGTGGCCGACAAGGTCAGCGATGGATAGTGAAGCTTATTCAGCTGGATGTATCCGTCTTCAAGTACAACTAG